The following proteins are co-located in the Sphingomonas donggukensis genome:
- a CDS encoding tetratricopeptide repeat protein, giving the protein MTCNLRLLLLALASAIAVGAPAHAADLAAQSAAASDHGRFTTARQLARQAVAETPASGAAHVALARAALGEGDGITAEAEVARATENGVAPTRTRHLLAHARLLQGDATRALAIAKTADAADWVYGLRIQAFALAAMGNPGAANDVLALAIARAPRDAALWADVGRFRQGVGDVAGAIAAADSAVALDRGNVAALLLRARLVRDQFGLVASLPWFETALKYDPASYAVLIDYAATLGDAGRATDMLAATRRALAVRPGDPQAMYLLAVLAARAGKVDLARDLLDRTGGALDGQPGPLLLGATLDLEAGDSEQAVVKLRNLIGLQPLNVRARQLLAVALLRSDAARDALDVLRPIALRGDADAYTLTLSARAFERIGDRANAAQLLDRAAHPGLGAADVFGPDGSVPALAATAQGDPTGEPSTAIPLIRALIANGDTAGALQRAQAVADANRGAPGGAILLGDTLMLLRRPADAAVAYARAATMMFDEPTLLRLAEAREAAGDRAGAADAIALFHTQNPRNLAVLRLIARGQVASGDFAAAVDTLEQVRARTGNRDAALLADLAVAYGGAGNVATAQSFAAAAYRLAPANAMTADAYGTALLAAGDAGGAVQLLQKAAVLAPDNASVRAHLAQAYARRG; this is encoded by the coding sequence ATGACCTGCAACCTTAGGCTGCTGCTGCTCGCCCTGGCCTCGGCGATAGCGGTGGGCGCGCCCGCGCACGCCGCCGACCTCGCAGCCCAAAGCGCCGCGGCGAGCGACCACGGGCGGTTCACGACCGCACGCCAGCTTGCGCGTCAGGCGGTCGCCGAGACGCCGGCGTCCGGTGCCGCGCATGTCGCGCTGGCCCGCGCCGCGCTCGGCGAAGGCGACGGCATCACCGCTGAGGCCGAGGTTGCGCGCGCCACCGAGAACGGCGTGGCGCCCACGCGCACCCGGCACCTGCTCGCCCACGCCCGCCTGTTGCAGGGCGACGCGACGCGCGCACTCGCCATCGCGAAGACCGCCGATGCGGCGGACTGGGTGTACGGCCTGCGCATCCAGGCGTTCGCGCTGGCGGCGATGGGCAATCCGGGTGCGGCGAACGACGTGCTGGCGCTCGCCATCGCGCGCGCGCCGAGGGACGCCGCGCTGTGGGCCGACGTCGGGCGGTTCCGGCAGGGCGTCGGCGACGTCGCCGGTGCGATCGCCGCCGCAGACAGCGCGGTCGCGCTCGACCGCGGCAATGTCGCCGCGCTGCTGCTCCGGGCGCGGCTGGTGCGCGACCAGTTCGGGCTGGTCGCGTCGCTGCCGTGGTTCGAAACGGCGCTGAAATACGATCCCGCGAGCTATGCCGTGCTGATCGACTATGCCGCGACGCTGGGCGATGCCGGCCGCGCGACCGACATGCTCGCCGCCACCCGTCGCGCGCTGGCGGTTCGGCCCGGCGACCCGCAGGCGATGTACCTGCTGGCGGTGCTCGCCGCGCGCGCGGGCAAGGTCGATCTCGCCCGCGACCTGCTCGACCGCACCGGCGGCGCGCTCGACGGGCAGCCGGGACCGTTGCTGCTCGGCGCCACGCTCGATCTCGAAGCGGGCGATTCGGAACAGGCGGTGGTGAAGCTCCGGAATCTCATCGGGCTCCAGCCGCTCAATGTCCGCGCCCGCCAGCTGCTCGCCGTGGCGTTGCTCCGAAGCGACGCTGCGCGTGACGCGCTCGACGTGCTGCGCCCGATCGCGCTGCGCGGCGATGCCGACGCCTATACGCTGACGCTGTCTGCGCGCGCATTCGAGCGGATCGGCGACCGCGCGAACGCAGCGCAGCTGCTCGACCGCGCCGCGCATCCCGGCCTCGGCGCCGCGGATGTGTTCGGCCCCGACGGCAGCGTGCCCGCGCTTGCCGCTACCGCGCAGGGCGATCCGACCGGCGAGCCGTCGACCGCGATCCCGCTGATCCGGGCGCTCATCGCCAATGGTGACACCGCCGGTGCGCTCCAGCGCGCGCAGGCTGTCGCCGACGCCAATCGTGGCGCGCCCGGTGGCGCGATCCTGCTCGGCGACACGCTGATGTTGCTCCGCCGCCCGGCCGATGCTGCCGTCGCCTACGCACGCGCGGCGACGATGATGTTCGACGAGCCGACGTTGCTGCGGCTGGCCGAAGCGCGCGAGGCCGCGGGCGACCGCGCCGGCGCCGCCGATGCGATCGCGCTGTTCCACACGCAGAACCCCCGCAACCTCGCCGTCCTGCGCCTGATCGCGCGCGGCCAGGTCGCGTCGGGCGACTTCGCTGCCGCGGTCGATACGCTGGAGCAGGTGCGCGCCCGCACCGGCAACCGCGACGCGGCGCTGCTGGCCGATCTGGCGGTGGCCTATGGCGGAGCGGGCAATGTCGCGACCGCGCAGAGCTTCGCCGCCGCCGCCTACCGCTTGGCCCCGGCCAATGCGATGACCGCCGATGCCTATGGCACCGCGTTGCTTGCCGCGGGGGACGCCGGCGGCGCGGTGCAGCTGTTGCAGAAGGCTGCGGTCCTGGCGCCCGACAACGCATCGGTCCGCGCGCATCTGGCGCAGGCCTACGCGCGGCGGGGCTGA
- the prsR gene encoding PEP-CTERM-box response regulator transcription factor — MTEKVLLIVEDDVALQRQLRWAYDGYRVLVAADRAEALTLLRAEEPAVVTLDLGLPPDPDGVTEGFATLADILTIKPDTKVIVASGHGERSSALRAIGEGAFDFYAKPIDIDTLGLIVARAFHVHALETENRRLAEGGAVSALGGMITAAPEMLKVTRTIERVASADVSVMLLGASGTGKELLARGLHETSGRRGAFVAINCAAIPETLLESELFGHEKGAFTGAVKTTEGKIDQAQGGTLFLDEIGDVPLPLQVKLLRFLQERVIERVGGRKAIAVDTRIVCATHRDIDAMVAAQSFREDLYYRLAEIVVRIPSLAERPGDAGLLARHFLNTHVARMKSGVKGFAPDALAAIDMHPWPGNVRELENRVKRAAIMADGARVTAADLDLGETDEDAAAINLRAARETADRKAIRHALARADGNISGTARLLGISRPTLYDLMKSYDLQP, encoded by the coding sequence ATGACCGAGAAAGTGCTGCTGATCGTCGAGGACGACGTCGCGCTCCAGCGGCAATTGCGTTGGGCCTATGACGGCTACCGCGTGCTCGTCGCCGCCGACCGCGCCGAGGCGCTGACGCTGCTGCGCGCCGAGGAGCCGGCGGTGGTGACGCTCGACCTCGGCCTGCCGCCCGATCCCGACGGCGTGACCGAGGGCTTCGCGACGCTCGCCGACATCTTGACGATCAAGCCCGATACGAAAGTCATCGTCGCCTCGGGCCACGGCGAACGATCGAGTGCGCTGCGTGCGATCGGCGAGGGGGCGTTCGATTTCTATGCCAAGCCGATCGATATCGATACGCTCGGCCTGATCGTCGCGCGCGCCTTCCACGTGCATGCGCTGGAGACGGAGAACCGTCGTCTGGCCGAGGGCGGAGCGGTGAGCGCGCTCGGCGGCATGATCACCGCCGCGCCCGAAATGCTGAAGGTCACCCGCACGATCGAGCGCGTCGCCTCCGCTGACGTGTCGGTGATGCTGCTGGGCGCGTCAGGCACCGGCAAGGAACTGCTGGCGCGCGGGCTGCACGAGACCAGTGGGCGGCGTGGGGCCTTCGTCGCAATCAACTGCGCCGCGATTCCGGAAACTTTGCTCGAAAGCGAGCTGTTCGGGCATGAGAAGGGCGCCTTCACCGGCGCGGTGAAGACGACCGAGGGCAAGATCGACCAGGCGCAGGGCGGTACCCTGTTCCTCGACGAGATCGGCGACGTGCCGCTGCCGCTCCAGGTCAAGCTGCTGCGCTTTTTGCAGGAGCGCGTGATCGAGCGGGTCGGCGGGCGCAAGGCGATCGCGGTCGACACGCGCATCGTCTGCGCCACGCACCGCGACATCGACGCGATGGTCGCCGCGCAGAGTTTCCGCGAAGACCTCTACTATCGCCTGGCCGAGATCGTTGTCCGCATCCCGTCGCTCGCCGAACGCCCCGGCGATGCCGGCCTGCTCGCGCGCCATTTCCTGAATACGCACGTCGCGCGGATGAAATCGGGGGTGAAGGGGTTCGCCCCCGACGCGCTTGCGGCGATCGATATGCACCCGTGGCCCGGCAACGTCCGCGAGCTGGAGAACCGCGTGAAGCGCGCTGCGATCATGGCGGACGGCGCCCGCGTCACCGCCGCTGACCTCGACCTCGGCGAAACCGATGAGGATGCCGCCGCGATCAACCTGCGTGCGGCACGCGAAACCGCCGACCGAAAGGCGATCCGCCACGCGCTCGCCCGCGCCGACGGCAATATCTCGGGCACCGCGCGCCTGCTCGGGATCAGCCGCCCGACGCTCTACGACTTGATGAAAAGCTATGACCTGCAACCTTAG
- a CDS encoding TIGR03013 family XrtA/PEP-CTERM system glycosyltransferase produces MIRLFKHYVPNAVLLLGLFDIVVLMLAAEFGWTIRAGQIGMLVEPVHTRIPQLVSFAATIEIAMVAVGVYGAEALQEIRYAAVRLLVGVAIGVIILSAVFFLVPALSLWRSNLLYAMGIAVAALLFLRILLGKTLGSQAFKRRIVVLGAGPRAARLKELAAKPGSGFVVVGYVSMSEANRVIPEAIARDAIYNLADHVVLLNASEVVLALEERRNALPLKDLVRIKTTGVHVNDTSTFFERETGRVDLDSVNPSWLIFSDGFSSGRMFSSVFKRLFDIAASLILLTLMLPVILLTALAVKYESKGPAFYRQRRVGLYGLGFDCIKLRSMRTDAEAAGKAVWAEKDDPRITRVGRFIRKTRIDELPQCWSVLKGEMSFVGPRPERPQFVDDLETKLPYYAERHMVKPGITGWAQINYPYGASIEDSRQKLEFDLYYAKNYSPFLDLLILLQTLRVVLWPDGAR; encoded by the coding sequence CTGCTGCTCGGGCTGTTCGACATCGTCGTGCTGATGCTGGCCGCCGAGTTCGGCTGGACGATCCGCGCGGGCCAGATCGGCATGCTGGTCGAGCCGGTCCACACGCGCATCCCGCAGCTCGTCAGCTTCGCCGCGACGATCGAGATCGCGATGGTCGCGGTCGGCGTGTACGGGGCGGAGGCGTTGCAGGAAATCCGCTACGCCGCGGTCCGCCTGCTCGTCGGCGTCGCGATCGGCGTCATCATCCTGAGTGCCGTCTTCTTCCTGGTGCCGGCGCTCAGCCTGTGGCGATCCAACCTGCTGTACGCGATGGGCATCGCCGTCGCCGCGCTCCTGTTCCTGCGCATCCTGCTCGGCAAGACATTGGGCAGCCAGGCGTTCAAGCGCCGCATCGTCGTGCTCGGCGCCGGCCCGAGGGCGGCGCGGCTGAAGGAACTGGCGGCGAAACCCGGCTCGGGCTTCGTCGTCGTCGGCTATGTCAGCATGAGCGAGGCGAACCGCGTGATCCCGGAGGCGATCGCCCGCGATGCGATCTACAACCTCGCCGACCATGTCGTGCTGCTGAACGCGAGCGAGGTCGTGCTGGCGCTGGAGGAACGGCGCAACGCGCTGCCGCTCAAAGATCTGGTGCGGATCAAGACCACCGGCGTCCACGTCAACGACACCTCGACCTTCTTCGAGCGCGAGACGGGCCGCGTCGACCTCGACAGCGTCAATCCGTCGTGGCTGATCTTCTCCGACGGCTTTTCGTCGGGGCGGATGTTTTCCAGCGTGTTCAAGCGGCTGTTCGACATCGCCGCCAGCCTGATCCTGCTGACGCTGATGCTGCCCGTCATCCTGCTGACCGCGCTGGCGGTGAAATATGAAAGTAAGGGGCCGGCCTTCTACCGACAGCGCCGGGTCGGGCTCTACGGCCTCGGTTTCGACTGCATCAAGCTGCGCTCGATGCGCACCGATGCCGAAGCCGCGGGCAAGGCGGTGTGGGCGGAAAAGGACGATCCGCGCATCACCCGCGTCGGCCGCTTCATCCGCAAGACCCGCATCGACGAGCTGCCGCAGTGCTGGAGCGTACTGAAGGGCGAGATGAGCTTCGTCGGCCCGCGCCCCGAACGCCCCCAGTTCGTCGACGACCTCGAAACCAAGCTGCCCTATTATGCCGAGCGCCACATGGTGAAGCCCGGCATCACCGGCTGGGCGCAGATCAATTACCCCTATGGCGCGTCGATCGAGGATTCGCGGCAGAAGCTGGAATTCGACCTGTATTACGCGAAGAATTATTCGCCCTTCCTCGACCTGCTGATCCTGCTCCAGACGCTCCGGGTCGTGCTCTGGCCCGACGGCGCGCGCTGA
- the prsK gene encoding XrtA/PEP-CTERM system histidine kinase PrsK — translation MTDAFVLWSHALPALLFAALALWAVRRADDDGLPRWPLATMLAVTAVWALAIAGIGPSDPATRLIDGIRNLAMFALMAALLRRGGATAPAGIAPIYGVVAVVVVSGTILQLVAAALAGQADGAEVATAAMLLRVMVDVAALMLVHNLHGARRRGDVALLCAALGCIWGADLGLATTAYLTGEWLPALQVVRGAATALAGGMIAAAMQRRDRRPVAVSRTVAYQSLSLVAIGGYLTLLALVTSGLSAIGGANARLYQTAFVFGSAAAALTLASSPWLRAWAKVKIAKHLYRHRYDYRAEWLRFTATLAKSAADAPLATRVVKAVADLTTSPAGLLLVRDGPALGVGAAWNWPDPPATGAPAALVEHLAASERIVELDPLRAGHGDATERDAVPAWMLADAAGWALVPLIHDRDLVGAILLARPPLDRALDWEDFDLLKVAGRQVASYLAEAHAQEALAEGQRFDEFNRRFAFIVHDIKNLVSGISLVARNAERHADNPDFRADMIATLQDSAAKMNALLARLSAGDRARAEASVPVPLVAFAERLAGMRRATHPVSVAGDAGIIAQADPVRLEQLVGHLLTNAIEASAAGAPVTIEVSGNDGQAVIAVRDRGCGMTPAFVRDQLFRPFVSSKPAGFGIGAFEARQLAESMGGRIDVESRENEGSMFRVTLPAAPAFEAAA, via the coding sequence GTGACCGACGCCTTCGTCCTGTGGAGCCACGCGCTACCGGCGCTGCTGTTCGCGGCGCTTGCGCTGTGGGCGGTGCGCCGCGCCGACGACGACGGCCTGCCGCGCTGGCCGCTGGCGACGATGCTGGCGGTGACCGCAGTGTGGGCGTTGGCGATTGCGGGGATCGGTCCGTCCGATCCGGCGACGCGGCTGATCGACGGTATCCGCAACCTGGCGATGTTCGCATTGATGGCGGCGCTGCTGCGACGTGGCGGAGCGACCGCGCCCGCGGGCATCGCCCCGATCTACGGCGTCGTCGCGGTCGTCGTCGTGTCGGGCACGATCCTGCAACTCGTCGCCGCGGCATTGGCCGGGCAGGCGGACGGGGCCGAAGTCGCGACCGCGGCGATGCTGCTGCGCGTGATGGTCGATGTCGCCGCGCTGATGCTGGTCCACAATCTGCACGGCGCGCGCCGGCGCGGCGACGTCGCGCTGCTGTGCGCGGCGCTGGGCTGCATCTGGGGCGCGGACCTGGGGCTTGCCACGACCGCCTATCTGACGGGCGAATGGCTGCCCGCGTTGCAGGTGGTGCGCGGGGCCGCGACCGCGCTGGCCGGGGGGATGATCGCCGCGGCGATGCAGCGCCGCGATCGCCGCCCGGTCGCGGTGTCGCGCACCGTCGCCTACCAGTCGCTGTCGCTGGTCGCGATCGGCGGCTATCTGACGCTGCTCGCGCTCGTCACCAGCGGGCTGTCGGCGATCGGCGGCGCCAATGCGCGACTGTATCAGACCGCGTTCGTGTTCGGATCGGCAGCGGCGGCGCTCACCCTTGCCTCGTCGCCGTGGCTGCGCGCCTGGGCCAAGGTGAAGATCGCCAAGCACCTCTATCGCCACCGCTATGATTACCGCGCCGAATGGCTGCGGTTCACCGCGACGCTCGCGAAGTCCGCCGCCGACGCGCCGCTGGCGACGCGGGTGGTGAAGGCGGTCGCCGACCTCACCACCTCGCCCGCCGGGCTGCTGCTGGTCCGCGACGGCCCCGCGCTTGGCGTCGGCGCGGCCTGGAACTGGCCCGATCCGCCCGCGACCGGCGCACCTGCCGCCTTGGTCGAGCACCTCGCCGCGAGCGAGCGCATCGTCGAGCTCGACCCGCTGCGCGCCGGCCACGGCGATGCGACCGAGCGCGATGCGGTACCGGCGTGGATGCTGGCGGATGCCGCCGGCTGGGCGCTGGTACCGCTGATCCACGACCGCGATCTGGTCGGCGCGATCCTGCTCGCGCGCCCGCCGCTCGACCGCGCGCTCGACTGGGAGGATTTCGACCTGCTGAAGGTCGCGGGGCGCCAGGTCGCCAGCTACCTTGCCGAAGCGCACGCGCAGGAGGCGCTCGCCGAGGGGCAAAGGTTCGACGAGTTCAACCGCCGCTTCGCGTTCATCGTCCACGACATCAAGAATCTGGTGAGCGGCATCAGCCTGGTCGCGCGCAATGCCGAACGCCACGCCGACAACCCCGACTTCCGCGCCGACATGATCGCGACCCTCCAGGATTCGGCGGCCAAGATGAACGCGCTGCTCGCACGACTGTCCGCCGGCGATCGGGCGCGCGCCGAAGCGAGCGTGCCCGTACCCCTCGTCGCCTTTGCCGAGCGGCTGGCGGGCATGCGCCGCGCGACGCATCCCGTCTCCGTCGCCGGCGATGCGGGCATCATCGCGCAGGCCGATCCGGTGCGGCTGGAGCAGCTCGTCGGGCATCTGCTGACCAACGCCATCGAGGCGAGCGCCGCGGGTGCACCGGTGACGATCGAGGTGTCGGGCAACGACGGGCAGGCCGTGATCGCGGTGCGCGACCGGGGCTGCGGCATGACGCCCGCCTTCGTGCGCGACCAGCTGTTCCGCCCGTTCGTGTCGTCGAAGCCCGCAGGCTTCGGCATCGGCGCATTCGAGGCGCGGCAGCTCGCTGAAAGCATGGGCGGGCGCATCGACGTCGAAAGTCGGGAGAATGAAGGATCGATGTTCCGCGTGACCCTGCCCGCCGCACCGGCATTCGAGGCTGCGGCATGA
- a CDS encoding DUF815 domain-containing protein, translated as MSTDATLARIAAALERLAPPPPPAADPRAHPAYLWDGRVLTATRAHAPLPLSMLTGIDAQKAALLANLERLAAGHAAHDVLLWGARGTGKSALVASAAHAAGVALVEVAATGLDGLPALFGVLSGVSRPFAVFVDDLGFSTPAEARALRSLLEGGAEARPANVRLLVTSNRRHLVPRDIAEQESAINPRDAVDDALALADRFGLSLGFHVVDQDTYLAIVARYADAYRLPFDPHDAVGWATRRGSRSGRVAWQYVVELAGREGKALPR; from the coding sequence ATGTCCACCGACGCCACCCTCGCCCGCATCGCCGCCGCGCTCGAGCGCCTCGCGCCGCCCCCGCCGCCCGCGGCCGATCCGCGCGCGCATCCGGCATATCTGTGGGACGGCCGCGTCCTGACCGCGACGCGGGCGCATGCGCCACTGCCGCTATCGATGCTGACCGGGATCGACGCGCAGAAGGCCGCGCTGCTCGCCAATCTGGAGCGGCTGGCGGCGGGCCATGCCGCGCACGACGTGCTGCTGTGGGGTGCGCGCGGCACCGGCAAGTCGGCACTGGTGGCGAGTGCCGCGCATGCCGCCGGCGTCGCGCTGGTCGAGGTCGCGGCGACCGGGCTCGACGGCCTGCCCGCGCTGTTCGGCGTTCTGTCGGGCGTGTCGCGACCGTTCGCGGTGTTCGTCGACGATCTCGGCTTTTCCACGCCGGCGGAGGCGCGTGCGCTGCGGTCGTTGCTGGAAGGCGGGGCGGAAGCGCGGCCTGCGAATGTTCGGCTGCTGGTGACGTCGAACCGGCGCCATCTCGTGCCGCGCGACATTGCGGAGCAGGAAAGCGCCATCAACCCGCGCGACGCGGTCGACGATGCGTTGGCGCTCGCCGACCGGTTCGGCCTGAGCCTCGGTTTCCACGTCGTCGATCAGGACACCTACCTGGCGATCGTCGCGCGCTATGCGGACGCCTATCGCTTGCCGTTCGATCCGCACGACGCGGTCGGCTGGGCGACGCGGCGCGGCAGCCGGTCGGGCCGGGTGGCGTGGCAATATGTCGTCGAGCTGGCCGGGCGCGAAGGGAAGGCCTTGCCGCGTTAG